The DNA region GCCATGAAACGTGCCGCGCCACTCATCGGACTTGCCGCAAGTCTGCTGCTGATGGCGGAGGGCCTGCCGTCGGCCGCCGGACCGCGCGTGATCACCCCGCCGGGCGTCACGGTGATCGGGCCGTACAGCCCCGGCATCCTCGCTGGCGACTTCCTCTACGTGTCCGGCCAGGGCGGACGCGATGCCGCCGGGCGCTTGCCTGACAGTTTCGAGGGCCAGGTCCGCCAGACGCTGCAGAACGTGAAGGCCGTGGTGGACGCCGCGGGACTGACGCTCGCGCACGTCGCGTACTGCCAGGTCTACCTGACCGACATGGCGCAGTACGACACGATGGACCGCGTGTGGCAGGAGTTCTTTCCGACGGCGCCTCCGGCGCGCGCCGTGCTCGGTGTGCATCGACTGCCGACCGACATCGGGGTCGAAATCAACGCCGTCGCCTTCCGCGACCTCGCGCGGCGGACGCCTATCGCGCCGCCCGGCCTTCGACCGCGGTCGTGGTCGCCAGCGGTGAGGGCCGGCAACCGGCTGTTCCTGTCGAGTGCCCTGGGCGCCGACGAGGTCACCGGCGTCGTCCCCACCGACCCAGACGCGCAGGTGCAGCTCGCGCTCGACAACATGCGGCGCGTCCTGTCTGCGGCCGGCCTCGATTTCCGCCATGTCGTGTTCGTGAACCCCTACCTCACGAGCACCGCCTCGCGGCGGATGAACGACATCTACGCGCGGCACTTCGCGTTCGGCAACACGCCGGCCCGCGCCACCATCAGCGTCACCAGCCTGCCGGGCGGCACGACGATCGCGTTCACCGGCGTGGCGATTGCGGATCTGTCATTGCGTCGCGCCTACCGACCGAAGAACATGAAGCCGAGCGCCACGGCCAGCCCCTGCGTGCTGGCCGACGACACGTACTATTGCTCCGCCAAGGGACCGTTCACGCCGGGTCCGGCAGCAGGACCGGGTACCCTGCAGGGCATCTGGGTCGGCAGCGTGGAGGCGCAGGTGCGGCAGACGATGCGGAACCTGCTCGACGGCCTCGAGGAGGCGGACTTCGCGCTCACCGACGTGGTGGCCACCAACGTGTACCTCGACGACATGCAGGACTTCGCGCGCATGAACCGGGTCTACGCGCAGTACTTCCCGACCGACCCGCCGGCCCGCACCACCGTGGCGCAGGTCGCGCCGATCGACCGCACCCCCCGCAACGAGGACACCTTCCCGGGCCTGGAGCAGATCTCCCTGATCGCCGTGAGGCAGAAACCATGACCGACTTCCGAGACGACGGCGTGACTCGCCGGGAACTGCTGCAGATGAGCCATGCCCTCGCCGTGCCGGCGCTCGTCGCAGGCGCGGCCACGCACGCCGCGGGCGCGACGGCGGCCGGTCCCCTGAAGCCGGGTCCCGACATCTACCAGTCGATCGGCGTCGAGCCGGTGATCAACTGCCGCGGGACGTTCACGATCATCGGCGGGTCGATCGAGCGTCCCGAAGTGCGGGCGGCGATGGACGCGGCCAGCCGGCACTTCGTGCAGATCGACGAGCTCGCCATGGCCGTCGGCCAGCGGTTCGCCGAGCTGACCGGCGCCGAATGGGGCATGGTGTCGGCGGGCTGCGCCGCCGGGCTCAAGCACGTCACCGCGGCATGCGTGACGGGCGGCAACCCGGAGCGTCTCGTCCGCATCCCGAATCTTGC from Luteitalea sp. TBR-22 includes:
- a CDS encoding RidA family protein gives rise to the protein MKRAAPLIGLAASLLLMAEGLPSAAGPRVITPPGVTVIGPYSPGILAGDFLYVSGQGGRDAAGRLPDSFEGQVRQTLQNVKAVVDAAGLTLAHVAYCQVYLTDMAQYDTMDRVWQEFFPTAPPARAVLGVHRLPTDIGVEINAVAFRDLARRTPIAPPGLRPRSWSPAVRAGNRLFLSSALGADEVTGVVPTDPDAQVQLALDNMRRVLSAAGLDFRHVVFVNPYLTSTASRRMNDIYARHFAFGNTPARATISVTSLPGGTTIAFTGVAIADLSLRRAYRPKNMKPSATASPCVLADDTYYCSAKGPFTPGPAAGPGTLQGIWVGSVEAQVRQTMRNLLDGLEEADFALTDVVATNVYLDDMQDFARMNRVYAQYFPTDPPARTTVAQVAPIDRTPRNEDTFPGLEQISLIAVRQKP